From a single Couchioplanes caeruleus genomic region:
- a CDS encoding acyl-CoA dehydrogenase family protein — protein MSDYAAVLDEAFTPGIDALVARAEQDGSFPREVIERLGAAGVLAHKWRDRTLPDIACLVELGERLGGLTSLGISVGVSLHDAAIAMLRRFGRTPYLAKLADEAIAGRTVLCIGASEAGGGSDLSRVVSTATPEGDGFRLRGHKKYVSLSPVADVVLLVAQAPDGLGVFAVPLDQVTVGRSYRTVGTKCLDTAPLEFDVHVPGEAAVGRTGTGLAVISFGLAHERLSVAGQVVGLCDVALGVTVARMKRREQFGASLFDHQALRLRVADLSARVDVLRWALRGLAQHDRLDIRTASGFKVTAARLGNEVLSECMHIFGGTGYLLDESPVGRWFLDMKLGRVGGGADEVLWELVAAGLKPDFARYDEMVREH, from the coding sequence GTGAGCGACTACGCCGCGGTGCTCGACGAGGCGTTCACGCCCGGGATCGATGCGCTGGTCGCCCGGGCGGAGCAGGACGGCAGCTTCCCGCGCGAGGTGATCGAGCGGCTGGGTGCGGCCGGGGTCCTCGCCCACAAGTGGCGCGACCGTACGCTGCCCGACATCGCCTGCCTCGTCGAGCTGGGCGAGCGGCTCGGCGGCCTCACCTCGCTCGGCATCTCGGTCGGGGTCAGCCTGCACGACGCGGCGATCGCCATGCTGCGGCGCTTCGGGCGTACGCCGTACCTGGCGAAGCTGGCCGACGAGGCGATCGCCGGCCGGACGGTGCTGTGCATCGGCGCGTCCGAGGCGGGCGGCGGCTCCGACCTGTCCCGGGTGGTCTCGACGGCCACCCCGGAGGGCGACGGTTTCCGGCTGCGCGGGCACAAGAAGTACGTCTCGCTCTCGCCGGTCGCCGACGTGGTGCTGCTCGTCGCGCAGGCGCCGGACGGGCTCGGGGTCTTCGCCGTCCCCCTCGACCAGGTCACCGTGGGGCGCAGCTACCGCACGGTCGGCACCAAGTGCCTGGACACCGCGCCGCTGGAATTCGACGTGCACGTGCCGGGCGAGGCGGCGGTCGGGCGTACGGGCACCGGCCTGGCGGTGATCAGCTTCGGGCTCGCCCATGAGCGGCTGTCCGTGGCCGGGCAGGTGGTCGGGCTGTGCGACGTCGCGCTCGGCGTGACCGTGGCCCGGATGAAGAGGCGCGAGCAGTTCGGCGCCAGCCTCTTCGACCACCAGGCGTTGCGGCTGCGGGTGGCCGACCTGAGCGCCCGGGTCGACGTGCTGCGCTGGGCGTTGCGGGGGCTGGCGCAGCACGATCGGCTGGACATCCGTACGGCGTCCGGCTTCAAGGTGACCGCCGCCCGGCTCGGCAACGAGGTGCTGAGCGAGTGCATGCACATCTTCGGCGGCACCGGCTACCTGCTCGACGAGTCACCGGTCGGCCGCTGGTTCCTCGACATGAAGCTCGGCCGGGTCGGCGGGGGCGCCGACGAGGTGCTGTGGGAGCTGGTCGCGGCCGGCCTGAAACCGGACTTCGCCCGGTACGACGAGATGGTCCGCGAGCACTGA
- a CDS encoding phosphopantetheine-binding protein has product MSDDLRARLLAVLTEELSIDPATVRDDSDLVADLGFDSVAFSVGSVAIEESIGVRVPISDLMECLTFGDLTALVQKAERP; this is encoded by the coding sequence ATGAGCGACGACCTGCGGGCCCGGCTGCTGGCCGTGCTGACCGAGGAGCTGTCGATCGACCCGGCGACCGTACGCGACGACTCCGACCTGGTGGCCGACCTCGGCTTCGACTCGGTCGCGTTCTCCGTCGGGTCGGTCGCGATCGAGGAGTCGATCGGCGTGCGCGTGCCGATCAGCGACCTGATGGAGTGCCTGACGTTCGGCGACCTCACCGCCCTCGTCCAGAAGGCGGAGCGGCCGTGA
- a CDS encoding fatty acyl-AMP ligase has translation MSRFLDRLIHSARTSDRGLVVRDGDGFARRSWGEVHRDARRIAGGLAEAGVGPGSRVAVLCGRPGEVAPLVQAVWLRGAAVTMLQQASPRTDPASWLADTAVALATVRADLVVAGPPYDPAMLAGAPVRTVPLAALAAGPDTDPIEVGEDAAALLQLSSGSTGAPKAIVVKHRNLYANIDALLARFRLTPELDTAVSWLPLFHDMGMIAFMAQPMMAGIELVKASPLDFLGSPVLWAEMIARFRGTFTAAPNFAYVLLFRRLERVPDGRLDLSSMRYAINGAEPVDYLAMQRFTAEAGRFGWPSTALVGAYGMAEAVLGVSAPEPGIGLGADRVDPDALELSAAAVPHPDGRPIATLGPPFDGIQVRVVSEHGEPVGARRVGELEIRGEAVTETYLTTEGEFAARGADGWLRTGDVGYRTEAGELVICGRRKDVIIVAGRNIFPTEIERAAEQVPGIRPGGVVAVSIDAGRPDEGFAVIAEADPRDAGRDSGELRRTVGRRVFDAVGATPRQVLVVAAGRVPKTSSGKLRRGQARELLR, from the coding sequence GTGAGCAGGTTCCTTGATCGTCTGATCCACTCCGCCCGTACCTCGGACCGGGGCCTGGTCGTCCGGGACGGCGACGGGTTCGCCCGGCGCTCGTGGGGCGAGGTGCACCGGGATGCCCGGCGGATCGCGGGCGGCCTGGCGGAGGCGGGGGTCGGGCCCGGCTCGCGGGTGGCCGTGCTGTGCGGCCGGCCGGGTGAGGTGGCGCCGCTGGTGCAGGCGGTGTGGTTGCGCGGCGCCGCGGTCACGATGCTGCAGCAGGCGTCGCCCCGGACCGATCCGGCGAGCTGGCTCGCCGACACCGCCGTCGCGCTGGCCACGGTCCGGGCCGACCTCGTGGTGGCCGGGCCGCCCTACGACCCTGCAATGCTGGCCGGCGCGCCGGTGCGGACGGTCCCGCTCGCCGCCCTCGCCGCCGGCCCGGACACCGATCCGATCGAGGTGGGCGAGGACGCGGCGGCCCTGCTGCAGCTCTCCTCCGGCTCGACGGGCGCGCCCAAGGCCATCGTCGTGAAACACCGCAACCTGTACGCGAACATCGACGCGCTGCTGGCCCGGTTCCGCCTCACGCCGGAGCTGGACACCGCCGTTTCCTGGCTCCCGCTGTTCCACGACATGGGTATGATCGCGTTCATGGCCCAGCCGATGATGGCCGGCATCGAGCTGGTCAAGGCGTCGCCGCTGGACTTCCTCGGCTCCCCGGTGCTCTGGGCCGAGATGATCGCCCGGTTCCGCGGCACCTTCACCGCGGCCCCCAACTTCGCCTACGTGCTGCTGTTCCGGCGGCTCGAACGCGTCCCCGACGGGCGGCTCGACCTGTCCTCCATGCGGTACGCCATCAACGGCGCCGAACCCGTCGACTACCTCGCGATGCAGCGCTTCACGGCCGAGGCGGGGCGGTTCGGCTGGCCGTCGACGGCGCTGGTCGGCGCGTACGGGATGGCCGAGGCGGTGCTCGGCGTCTCGGCCCCCGAACCGGGCATCGGTCTCGGCGCGGACCGGGTCGACCCGGACGCGCTCGAGCTGTCCGCCGCCGCGGTGCCCCACCCGGACGGCCGCCCGATCGCCACCCTGGGCCCGCCGTTCGACGGCATCCAGGTACGCGTCGTGTCGGAGCACGGGGAGCCGGTGGGCGCCCGCCGGGTCGGCGAGCTGGAGATCCGCGGCGAGGCGGTCACCGAGACCTACCTGACCACGGAGGGCGAGTTCGCCGCGCGCGGCGCCGACGGCTGGCTGCGCACCGGCGACGTCGGCTACCGCACCGAGGCCGGCGAGCTGGTGATCTGCGGCCGCCGCAAGGACGTCATCATCGTGGCCGGGCGCAACATCTTCCCGACCGAGATCGAGCGGGCCGCCGAGCAGGTCCCGGGCATCCGTCCCGGCGGCGTCGTCGCCGTCTCGATCGACGCCGGCCGGCCCGACGAGGGCTTCGCGGTGATCGCCGAGGCCGATCCGCGCGACGCCGGCCGGGATAGCGGCGAGCTGCGCCGGACGGTGGGCCGGCGGGTCTTCGACGCGGTCGGGGCGACGCCGCGCCAGGTGCTCGTGGTGGCCGCCGGCCGGGTGCCCAAGACGTCCTCCGGCAAGCTGCGCCGGGGCCAGGCCCGCGAGCTGCTGCGGTGA
- a CDS encoding 4'-phosphopantetheinyl transferase family protein, translating into MSSPADLTGTAHPPGRTVIEALLPPAVVAVEAFGDVPGEEPFPGEEDLVARAVEGRRREFITARRCARTALRAFGHEDAPIRPGPRREPQWPAGMTGSITHCAGYRAAAVAHASDVRLIGIDAEPHAPLRPGIAESITSPGEPAMLTRLAATHPGIAWGRLLFSAKESVYKAWYPATRRWLGFEEARLSIDPEAGTFTATILVDGTRTDDGPPLRTMPGRFTVTRGLILTAVTSP; encoded by the coding sequence TTGTCCAGCCCCGCTGACCTGACCGGTACGGCGCACCCGCCGGGCCGTACCGTGATCGAGGCGCTGCTGCCCCCGGCGGTGGTGGCCGTCGAGGCGTTCGGCGACGTGCCGGGCGAGGAGCCCTTCCCCGGCGAGGAGGACCTCGTCGCCCGGGCGGTCGAGGGGCGCCGCCGCGAGTTCATCACCGCACGCCGCTGCGCCCGGACGGCCCTGCGCGCCTTCGGCCACGAGGATGCGCCGATCCGGCCCGGGCCCCGGCGCGAGCCCCAGTGGCCGGCGGGCATGACCGGCAGCATCACCCACTGCGCCGGCTACCGCGCCGCGGCCGTGGCCCACGCCTCCGACGTCCGCCTGATCGGCATCGACGCCGAACCGCACGCCCCGCTGCGCCCGGGCATCGCCGAGTCGATCACCTCGCCGGGCGAGCCGGCCATGCTGACCCGCCTCGCCGCCACCCACCCGGGCATCGCCTGGGGCCGGCTGCTGTTCAGCGCCAAGGAATCGGTCTACAAGGCGTGGTACCCGGCGACCCGGCGCTGGCTGGGCTTCGAGGAGGCACGCCTGAGCATCGACCCGGAGGCCGGCACGTTCACGGCGACGATCCTGGTGGACGGCACCCGCACCGACGACGGCCCGCCCCTGCGGACGATGCCCGGCCGCTTCACCGTGACGCGCGGCCTCATCCTGACCGCCGTCACCTCGCCGTGA
- a CDS encoding PaaI family thioesterase, which yields MSGDEPPPTGLEQLRAAAFGPDRDPHIGDVLGMEVVSLAEGAVVFALRAEPRFANYSGTMHGGVCATLLDSVMGCAVHSALGPGLSCTALEIKVNFVRPVIPDGGRLVAEGRTIHVGRTIATAEGTVRDERDRLIAHGTGTHLVQPR from the coding sequence GTGAGCGGGGACGAGCCGCCGCCCACCGGCCTGGAGCAGCTGCGGGCGGCCGCCTTCGGGCCGGACCGGGACCCGCACATCGGCGACGTGCTCGGCATGGAGGTCGTCTCGCTCGCCGAGGGCGCCGTGGTGTTCGCGCTCCGGGCCGAACCCCGGTTCGCCAACTACAGCGGCACGATGCACGGCGGGGTGTGCGCGACGCTGCTGGACTCGGTGATGGGCTGCGCCGTGCACAGCGCGCTCGGGCCGGGCCTCAGCTGCACGGCCCTCGAGATCAAGGTCAACTTCGTCCGGCCGGTCATCCCGGACGGCGGGCGGCTGGTCGCCGAGGGCCGCACGATCCACGTCGGACGAACCATCGCCACCGCCGAGGGCACGGTCCGCGACGAGCGGGACCGGCTGATCGCCCACGGCACCGGGACCCACCTTGTCCAGCCCCGCTGA